Within Theileria orientalis strain Shintoku DNA, chromosome 4, complete genome, the genomic segment GCACTCACAAGCTTGATTTAACTCTGAtaaatgaagatgaagagtTTCAGGGTGTGATTGGATACGAAGCGTCCGAAAAGATAAAGGAGAAGCTGCCTAACTCACTCCAGTACTGTTTCTCACCGTTAATACTTTTTTAgaaatttaagtaaaaagtTGGTAAGGAGCCTGTTGCATCACGACCTGACCGTAATCAACAAGAAGACGGAGAACTATAAGCCGgtaatattagtttatGTAGATTTCATTATCATGTAGAAATGGGTGATAAGAAACAACAGAAACAGATTCGATACAtgctattttaaaatcgGAGAAAGAATTTTGGGCAGAGTCTCCAGAGTGTTTCCAACCTATGCCCTGGTTGATATTGGATGCACAAAGTACGGAGTCTTACACGCGAGGGACATGAGTAAGGGGTGGGTGGACAGAGTGGATCTCACATTGACACCCAAGGAGGACATCCACGTGTACGTGAAGTCGATAAACGAAAAATACGATACAATAAGATTGTCACTAATACCGCCAGAGGATAGAAGTACCTTGTTGGATCAGGATGAAGGGGAAAGGGCAAGTGGAATCAAAACCGAAGAAAGAAAGCCCATAACAGAATATGAAGTAAGTCGCTAAGTAACTACGAGTATTAGGTTGAGGACGTTGTTGAGGGTGTCATAGTCCGGGTCTCGCCCTTAGGGTACTATGTTGACATAGGAGCGGCCGTCGATGCGTTTCTCCATATAAGTGACATCAAAGTGACTGATAAGATGAGGAAGAGCTACAACGGAAGGATATACAAGGATAGGAATAAGTATAAAATTGGAGGAAAATTGAACCAGTTGTATATTAAGTCCATCGATATCATAAAAAACAGGTACAAAATTTGTTAGTAGAGCATTATTATATGACATCaacaaatatttagaaTCGGATTGACTGAAAATACGCTGTTCGAAGAACTTGAAAGAAATGTTATGACCGGTAAAGAGACACCCGAACAGCAATCATCTTACTTAAGTAAGTTATTAATCAGTTGGTTACACACCAatttatatgtacaataagGCCATTAATTTAATGCTTTAGGAAACTATAGTTTGGATTTCATGAAAGAGTTAAGAGTTAGAGATGTAGAAAGTTTGAAATACATTGGTGGATACGATGAGTATTTAAAAGGACTTAAGGCAAATAGAAATGCATCGATGGACTATCTGTTGTATCTGGAGAATTTGAAGGTTGGTATaagaaaatattaactCAATAAGgctaatttataatttaacataGGAGCAAAAGGACCTTGAAGACATACAAAAGAACCTCTTTAAAGACCTGTCGTCGAAAGAGGCGATTAGAAGGGaccaaaaatattttaacacgTATCGATTTATACAAATCCATCACtcagttttaaataaataattaggCTGGCGCACAGGATCATTGACCTGAGTAACATGGCATTTCCACCAACTGAGGATGAAAAGTCAATATACAAGTGGGTGGAATTCTAATAAAGCGTTTTAGGTACGGAGACAACAAAGTGTGGAATTCAGACATATACACGCGCTTTATACCCTCGTCTGAAACAGATGGGTCACCCAAACAGACAGAAAATGGTAGTTCAGACGAGAAAGACAGCAGGGAACGGTTAAGAGAAGAAAGGCTGAGAAGACGAGTAAACAAGGAATATTTTAAGACGCTCGCGGATGAGATTAAAAACGGGTTAATGGATGTCCAGGGAGAAAACTTTGATTTCTCGGAAAAGTATGAGCATTTTAACAGGTACGACCAGCCTTACAAGCTGATCAACTACCTGTTTGAGCAGTTCCACAAGAAGCCGAGCGATATCTCAGTGCAAACAGATAAACACGAACATAAGAGGCAGTATCTGCACTCGTCTCAGTCTGAAGAAAACAGCAGCCCTGGTACAGATTCAGTTGGGGACCAGGAGATGTTTCTGAACAACGACCCTGCACTATGGAAGGAGAGGCTGGAAATGAGGGAGAGACGCATGGctgagaaggaggagttcATAAATCAACTTTTGAATAGTTCAAATAAGCACGAGGTGGAGCTGGGCCAGTTGCTCGTAGAGACGAAGGACTTTGACCCTTTCGAACACTGCAACACGCTCTACGAGTCCCAGGAGTCCTGCTTTAAGGGCGCGTCTAACTTGTTTAAGGACGACGTGTCCACGTGGAACGACAGGGTGTGCAAGCTGATTTCAGAAAACAAGATTGCCCTCCCAGAGTTTACAGACGACATTGGTGAATTTGgagaaataaacaaacgCGGCGGTGACAAGGTGctggacgacgacgacatAGAGTAAGTTATGTGCGCACATAGATATAcaaatgtatatacattCTTAATCAAGGAAACTTAAAACCACGGAAACATCCGTTATTTAGGGACATAGACCCTGATATTCTCAAGGCGCTCGACGAAAATGACGACGATGGCGACTTTACGGCACCTAGGATTGAAGGCCAAGTCGGTGAGAACGAAACGAATGAGTTCATGGACGACGTTGACTATGACTCTGAGGACGACTACGCGGACTACCCTGATCTTGACGATGTGGGCTTACAGGTAAAAGATGATGAACGTGGGCAGGACTTCAAAACTATGAGTGATGGTCATGATGTTGATGCCTCAGTTGGCGCGCAATTGACTCAGGAGCACAACCTGGCTCCCACTGGGAATTCGACAAGTCATCCTAGTCTAAAACGTGAGAACATAAGCATACCGAAGTTCATATCCAGACTTAAAAAGGATAAGAATCTCGAACATTTTTTCTTAAACACCGATTCTCCACTGACCACTTTAGTCTCCGAGTCACAACCGACCAATCAGAATCCCGTTGAATCTGGGCCCGAAATTGACGCTAAATCAAGGCACTTGCTGcatgaaattaaaaacatagtCCATAAAATAGTTGATACTGGCACCACTGATGACCAAAATGATGCAACGCCTAACGATAATGTCGGTAACTCTTCCACTCAGGCCGACATCGCCAGTGCCTCTGcttcttcattttcaacCCTTGGCACTTCAAACAGCGATTCCGCCCATGACAATTTTAATGGTCACTCCTCTCCTCAAATTGAACGTAACCTTTCCGCTGATGACCATTCCCAGGATATTCACCTGCTACGTAGAAAGGTCCTCGAGGACTATGCTTTCAGGAAACTACAGCACATGGAATTGGTTGACGACGACCCTCAGTCCAGGGGCTTCTTTTCGAGCAAGGACTTCAAAATGCTCCTCAAGTACGCCAAGCAGAACCTCACTTCCAACGACCTCGAAGCGCTTCCCAGGTAACCTTTGTTTCCATGGCCCACCAGGCCATTCATTCTACCTACACTACTCTGCCTAGTTATACACAcgtttattaaaaatactatGCCTAGTTATAcgtttattaaaaatactatGCCTAGTTATAcgtttattaaaaatactatGCCTAGTTATAcgtttattaaaaatactgtGCCTAGTTATAcgtttattaaaaatacgCTACTTGTTTCGGTAACAcatattctttttaattatcaatttactttattACTCTAACAATTAACTCCTAGGCTCGTTTCTTCCAACAACTCTTATGAGGAGGAACGCCTGATGACCATTTTGCGCGGCGCCTACGGCAGTAAGCAGACTAACCCCAAGTACACCTACTACCCTGAGGGCATAGACGTCTACTTGGAGAGGCAGGATGCGGGCGAGCGGTCCGAGGCTCGCGTTAGCGCCTACAAGGCCGAGATGGACGCCAAGCTTCGCGTTCTTCTTGCGAACCGAAGCTTCTTGAGCATGCTCAAACGCCTCAAGGTCGACCCCAGGGTGCTCAATTCCTCCAACATCACTCAGCTGCTtcctcagcagctccagttCCACCGACTCACTCCCTCATCTCACGGCAACGAGTCGACGTAGCTCAATTAATCTTCTACCATTTTTTTTCTCATTCTTAGTTTTCCCGATTCCTTGTCTTACTCATTCCTATCAATTCCTGGTTTAATCACTTCTTCTTACTTGAGCTTGATATTGTTAGGTTCCCTGTGGTGCCGTCCAGCGTCGACGTCAGCGCCTTGTACTTCTTGTTTATCACCTTCCACATCAGCTCGTCGATCGAGTTCTGCGCGATCAGGTAGTTTATGTTGATCGTTGAGAACTTGGTGCCTATTCTGTGCACTCGGTCCTCCGCCTGCTGCAGCACTCCCGGCACCCAGTAGAGCTCCGCGAAGATCACCGTCGACGAGGACGTCAGGTTAAGCCCTACTCCGCAGGTCGTCAGACTCAGGAGGGCCACTCTGACTGTCTTACTCTGCCTGTGGCTGCTCTGGCCGTCCTCCTGCTGCTGACGATACCTCCCCTGCTGGTTCGGCGCGCTCGCCGCTTCTCCGCTCTTCGCTCCTTCCCGGGCGTGTGCTTCTTCTCCCTGTCCTCTGTCCGTCTCTGCGCCTGAGTTCTGGAAGAGCTGCACCATTTTTGAGCGTTCCTCCATCTTCGTGGTTCCGTCTATTCTTATGTAGCccaccttcttcttcctcagcGTCTCCTCGATCGCGTCGAGCATGAATACGTGGTGTGCAAAGATGATGAACTTTTCGTTGTTTTCCAGTATTTCCTCCACGTACCTGCACACTCCAGAGGTTTTCGCGTGCCCCGTCAGCATGAATAGCTTCGTGATCATGTACTTCTGCGAGCCTTCTCcctcgtcgtcctccttcCTGATGTACTTGCTCATCTCCTCCCACAGCGACTCGTCCTCCTCGAACAACTCCACTGACTCCTGCTTCTTCACTTCCTGGTTCACGTTCAGGAACGTGTTCAGGTCCGACTGcgccttcttcctctcaTCCCACTTCTCCTTCGCCACGTGCACTGTTCCCGCCCCTCCTTCACTGGATACCGGGTCGCTCCTCGGGTTACTATCCAACAGCATTTTCGTCGTCCTTATTGCTCTTTCGTGTATTTCTATTGGGATTTTCGACCTTATCTTTGGCGGCAGCTGCGTCAGCACGTCGTTTTTAAGCCTTCTTATCATCACTGTGCTCGTCAGGAACTGGTGCAGCTCCTGCGTGTGCTTCGAGTCTGCGTACTCCATCTTCTTAATGAAGTAGTTGTACTTCTTCTTGCAGTACCTTTCGTTGAACACTGATGCTCTAGAGAAGCCTGGCAGTATTGAGGACACCTGTTCGTACAACTCCGTCGGCAGGTTCAGTTCCGGCGTTCCGCTTAGCAGAATGACTCTTTTTGCGCTCCTCAGTATTGGGCACACCTTCTTCGTCCTCTTTGAACTTGAGTTTTTCAGGTAGTGCGACTCGTCGCATATTATTGTCTCAAAGTGCTCCGACTCCTCTGCTCTCGCCAGAAGGTCGTAGGATATTATAACTATTTTCACTGGTTTTCCTTCGCTCTCACTTCCTCTGGACACTCCCTCGTACTCGCTTCTATACTTTTCTTCTGATGCCGTGCTCTCGTCGTGCTCTTGCTTCGTAttctttcttctcttccttACCACGTTAACCTTCATATTTTCCTTCGAGAACTGCTTAGATGTCTTTATCAACAGTATCTCCTCCTCGGTCACCAGGTGCGGGAGCCATGTCACGCACTGCTCCATCCACTGGTACTTCAGTGACGAGGGGCATATGATAAGCAACGGCCAGTCCTTTTGGTAGAATGCCGATATTGCCAGTGCTTGCAACGACTTTCCCAGTCCCATTTCGTCTCCTATTAACACTCTTCCGTTCTTCTTAAGTCCGAAATTAACTCCTTCCTTCTGGAACGAGAACAGTTTTTCCCATAGCACTTTTCCTATCAGAGACTCCTTTTTACTCATGTTCTCCTTCGTGTACTCGTCCTGCTCTCTTTTCAATATCAGCTTTGTCTTCTCCTCCGCCTCGACTTCCTTTGCGTAGCCTGAAAACTCTGGGAATGACCTTAGTACAAAGTTCGGTATCGGCTCTATGTCTCCCTTATCTTTCACCAGCCCCTTCAGTGCCTTCAATACGTTGTTGTATTCCGACGCTTTATATGACACGCACTTTTCCTTCCCAAGCATTCGTGTCTGGTGTTCTAGTCCCATTTTTGCCAGTGAGCTCAGCACTTCTGGTGGCACGTATGTGCTCCACCATCCTGTGTTGTTCTTCAACTTCGTGTAGGACAGGAAGAACTCATTTTCTGAGAAGAGCACCAGTGCCAGTATTCCTTCCAGCTCTATaaccttttccttttctgtaTCTTCTGGGTCGTTTACCAACACATCCAACATGTGCTGCAGTGACGGCGACAAAAACTCCTTTTCCAATTTATAGTCGCTATCTTTGCTGAAACTCATGTCGTTTGGCGTTGGAAAATCGTACACTCTCTTTCTTTTAGTGCTAAACTCTGTTTTTAACGATGAATGTGTTTCTCCTCTGGAATATAGGCTGGATTCCAACGTCAGTGGTCTTGGTGTGTACAAATCTGACGCTCCGTATGTACtatcatttgttttttttgGTATTCTCGTTGGTGTATGTtgtgaatattttacacttggTATAGAattcttacacatttcacGTTCTTTTATGAAATTTACGAATTCTAACATGTTTCCCTTCAATTCGGTCAATGTTTTTACCCATTCTACGTATTTCGGATCATTTTCATATACGTATACAAAAGTTTGTCCTTTATATTTGCCGAATTTAATTTCGGTTTTAGGATCCGGTGATTCCATTGACATTTTTACTGGCGGTCGACGTACACTACAAAAGCACactatattatatttattacttatttaaagcacatatatttattcagtagattattttttaaatcacttCTTCTGATCTATAACGACTACAAAGCTTCTATCGTCTTTGTTCCCCTTTACCTTTGCTTTCTTCCCGCTGTTATCTGAGCTGAAGATATCGAAGAATTTGAATACCATGTAGAGGGTCGCTATCATTGTGAACACTGTGTTGATTGTGCAGAGTAGTATAATTGCTAGAAGGAATTTACCGTTTCCCATGTAGAAGTTGATTCTCTCATCCGTGTGCTCGGTTGTTAGGTTTTGGAAGTACCCCTTTATTAGGTCTGTGTTCACGTACTTGTTTATTGCTTCTGTCTTTCCTGCCTGATCTGATACGTAGGTAGTGACCTCTCCCTTTAGCATCGTTATGTACGACGTGTAATCCAGCCTTccatgtgtgtatattccCACGCAGTGTATTATGGTCACTATTGAGAACACGAACATTGAGCAGTGGACCACCACCAGGGCGTAATTTACAAACTTCAGCAGTTTAAAGCTGCCTACTGTGGTTATCACTTCTCCTACTATGCAGGCCAGAAGCCACAACAGTCCCAGCGCCACCATTCTGTAGTCTCTGCAGGGAGCCAGGAGTCCGAAGGATATTGCAAGCCCCAACGTTAGGCTGGGCGCGTTAATCATCGTCTCCGGGCAGGAGTCGTCGCCGCTCACACACTGCGCCCTCGAGTACATTGAGGAGGCCATTGCCGCCAGGATTCCTATGAAGAAGAGCTCTTCTCTCTTATCCACGAGcatatttgtttttgacAGGTCGAAGCCCAGGAAGCTTCCCGTCTTCGCCAGGTAGTCTACCAACATGTTGACGTTCGAGTATCCCTTTTGGAGCAGGTACACACACACCAGCGCAGTGGTACTGCAGAACGACCCTTGTATCATTGAAATTACTATCattggtattttaaacagGCTCACGAAGAAGTATGTCAGAAACACGCCTGCCAGCGTTATCATCGCCAGTGCGATGTGGGCTATTCCTCCGTACTGAAGCAAATCAAAGCCCAACTCATACACATCCTGAATAGATCTCACTTTAAAGACCAAACTTAAATCTCCTAGGTTTGGGGAACAAAGAATCATCCTCACTCCCATCATACATTGCAGGGCTATGCTGTACACATGTAGTGTCAGCTTTGAGCTATAAATCCCGTTCTTTTTTGAGAAGAATACCATTTTTACActatcatatatatattccCTATGATCTTAGGTTTGTTGACTGATTAAAGCTAGAGAATCCCTTTGCaaatccttttttattGCTTTAACTCACTGCAGCATTTGGCTCCCTTAAATTTCTCTTTACAATCGTTCtcgtatttttttaaatacttatTCTTATTTGAATCATTTATCCTTCTCAAATCAAGATGCACTTCATATATGTTGTTATTATGTGATCTGGTGCACACATTTTGTCAAGCTTTTGACACTCTTTGGTTCAATCAGCCGTACATTGCCTAATAACacctttttattacttattGATTCAATTGTGAACCTTTgctttttacacatctcgTCGgtttgttaattttatcctTGTCGCTTTTTTTGTCCAACCTTCCATCtcttttttttacacaatttttttttcgGCTTTTATTCAAGAGTTATATACCAATTTAGTTAACATGTAttgaaatttaaacaaaattatcAGCATATTCCAATTTTATACTGACTCTACGGGACTACGTATATTTGCGATGTGCTCGAGGTTACTTTCGTCTTTTTCGTGGAGTCCAACTTGTTTAACACCTGCACTACTGGcactttaaatattttacatctgaaatttattttttcccCTCATTCTCACCTTGTTGGTATCAACGTCCACTTCAGAGTGTCTGACGACTTCGGCAGTGCGATCAAGCTCAGGTTAAGGGGCCCTTGCAGTATAAACCCTCTTTTTTCCTCCGTATTTTCCCTTGTCACTGTTACTTCGTACTCCTGCGCGTTTTCATTTCACATCTCGCTTACCATTGTCTCTTCAGTCGTGTTCGTTATCTCCGCTTCTAGCTCCACTGGCTTTCCCAGCGTCGCTATGTACTTGTGCTTCATTTTCAGCTGTATTTTAGAGGTACTCTTCTCCGCCAGGTTTATAAatttctaaaaattttatttttattttcttcttacGTTTGTCGTGAATTTCAGAAAGTTTTTCATTTGGTTGAACGGGTAGTTAAGTTTCTGGTGTATATACTCCGTGATTTGTATCTGTATTGTGTTTTCTCCCTTCTTTTCCCTGTTATACTTCTCATAGTCTTCTATTACGTATGCAAAATTAACAGTTTCGTTCGCCATTACGTTCTCCTTGTAACCGTGCAGCTTACTGTTGTCGTCTACGTTTACAGTTATTTTAAGCAGTTGTTAACTTGTATTTACTTGTTACGCAACTTATACATAACTTCTTACCCGTTAGTACGTAGTTATTGTACAGTATGTTAACTTTAAGCAGCTGGTATGCTACCTCTGTGTTATTGATCAGGTTAATGTACAGGAGcatgttgttgttgtaatACTTGTAGTTTACGTTCACGTTGATCGTGCTGTTTACGTTTACTTCCAGTATCTTAGTGTATAAGAGTATGTTTTTCTTCccttccttcttcagcagcttttCTGTGTCTCTTATTGGACTGTCTCTAGGGTCGTCTCCTTCGTTCATGTCCTTCACGTGCAGGTTGAATTTAACGTTGTTTTCTATGTCGTTGTTCACGTTCATAAGGCCGTAGAGCACGTGCACCTTGTAGTTGTTTTTGTATATGTTGATGTACTTAACCATCTCCTCGTCCATTTCCCTCTCTCCCGCTCCCGGGTCCTTCATTTCCCCGTACTCAAACATTCTGTATTTTCCACACTTCTGACTCAGCTTTATGTTTTCTGGCCTTTCGTTCTCTTCGTTATACTTTAGCGCCTCGTTGAAATCAAATTCCACCACGTTCGTTCTCCACAGCACGTACTCGTCCCCTTCCTTTCCGTATACGTAGAAGTCGTTATGTTCAACCTACGACAGTGCGTTATGTTAATCATTTAATTAGCTAATTATCACTATCTAATATCTAACTATTCTAGGCCTTTTTCTCACCTGCAGTTGATATGCGAACTTGCTGTACAGGTGGTGGAACCTTTTATTGTGCAGTATCACTATCGTTATTGGCGTGATAAAGTTCCTCACTGCGTTTTTGCTGAATATCTTTATCTTCATGTTCATGTTCATCAGCTTCATCAACTCCATCATGTCCATTGCGTTGGACCCTTCCACCTCCAGGAACCTTCTATTCATGCTCTCGTTAAGCGACAGGTTAATCAAATTTGCCAGTGTCTTTCCGTCCTTATCGTCTCTGCTGTTTCCGAAGTGGTTTGTCAGGTGCAGCTGACTCGTGTAGTAGCCCAGGTTTATCACGTAGTACAGCTTcttaaaataattgtttattacGTACTGGTTCGTCAGCACTATTGAGTTAATCACCATTTTATCTCTGTAGTACGTCTTCAGTATCATTCcgtatatttttatgcTTTTTATTGCATAAAACGGCATTTGTATCATCAGTATTATTCTCTTATCGTTCGGCAACTCTACCAtcctttccttcttcttcaactCGTCTTCCAACctctcttcctcttcgttcAACTGATTCGTGTATATTATGAACGTGTTTGCGCTGTATTGCGACGTTTTATAGTAAAATGACAACAACCCTTCTGACGTGTCCAGGTGCCCTTCTGCGAATTTAAGCTTCAGACTCAGATCCGTCTGAAAGTTTACTATGATCTCTATCATTCCGTTATCGTACTTATATATGTACTGGCTTTTACTATATTTTGACAACAGTATACACGACTCCAGGGTTACTACTCCTTCTTCtacttcattttttcctttacTGGCAACATCATCTTGcttttccattttattatcaataataCCTTGTTTATCCAACTTTAATACTGTGTCATTGGTTACACTGTCTAACGGATCCACACTACTTTCATTACCGTGCTTTAGTTCTTCCTCTACGGCGTTGTTGGTCACATTTCCTGGGCTTGTTCTAGATTTTCTGAAGAACTCTATTAGGTAATCCAGATACTCCTGCATACTgttctcctcgtcgtacACTGATATGAATGTTGTCATGCTCTTTATCAGGATCAGCTTGTACACCTCACTCTCTTTGGTCATGCCTTCTCTCATgacctcctcctcctcctcctcctcctcctcctcctccataATTTCTCCCAAAGTTTCTTTACTTGCGTTCACGTTCCGGTTACTAATGTCGTTGTACGGCAGACTCGACAGCTCATACATCAGCGGCGGGATTTTCTCCACGTTCAGGAGCATCAGCAGCGCCACCATAGCCTTACTCAGCACCTTTATGTACAGCGCCCTTTGTATGTTGGTGTACGCCAACTCGCTGTACACCAGCATGTTCACCACGTGGACGTAGTGGATACTCTTCGACTTTTCTCTGGTGTACCCTTCTCCTTTGCTCTCTCCTGACACTCCGTACTTCCTCACCAGTGCTGCGTAGTTCTGCGTGAAGTTGATGTTGTAGAGTATGTGCTTTAGCGTCactatgtatattttcagCGCCTCTCTGCAGTTGTTTCCTAGGTAGAACGAGTCTCCCAGCAGTGCGTACACGTACAGCATGTGGTTTGCGTGGTTCAGGTTCTTGTACACCTTAAAGTTCTTCATCACCAGCTTTATCGTCTCACTTTCCAACCTTTCCTCTTCCAACACTTGAAACAACTCCAGGGCGTCTCCTCTGAACTCGAACTCGTTTTCTGTCATTTCGTCCGTTCCGTTTTTTTTTTCGTCGTACAGGTGCCCGTAGTCTCCGTCCTCGTAGTAGAACACGTTGTTCAGGTCACTCGGCAGGTAGTACTTCCTGTTAACCTCCTTGCTCTTGGTCCACTCCTCTCCAGCGACAACTTTGCACATCTTCTCTCCGTCCAATACCATTGGGGTACTCAGCTCCAGTATGTGTTTCCTCAGCTTGATCAGGTAACTCACTGTCCACTTGTAGTAGTTAGCTGCCTGCTGCATCAGAACTCTGGTGTTTCTTTCGTCTTCCACCGCGCTCTGCTCCAGCTTATATGCTATGAAGTAGTTTACCAGGTACATTAGGTTGTAGTACAGCCCTCTGTACCTATCTTTGAGCATGCtctccaggtactccttGTACTCTCCGTATATTGTGAACGTGCCCGCGATGTCCGACGTGTGAAACAGGTAGTCCAGCATCCTCAGGCACGTGAAGAACGACATGCTCGTCTTATCTATCAGGCTCTTCTGTGCGTTCATCTGCCTCAGTGCGCTCCAGCATATCGCGTACTTGCTGTATGCTTCCTTTCTGTTACTTAAGAACTCCGACAGGTACCCTGTCTTAAAATTCAACAGTATGTAGTACAGCTCCGTTATTTCATTCGCAGTCACCTTCATGTGCGACTTTATGTTTATCACGCTCTTCGTGATCTTCTTGATCTTCTTT encodes:
- a CDS encoding uncharacterized protein (S1, RNA binding domain containing protein) is translated as MTIFSFHIPSGQTGGTHKLDLTLINEDEEFQGVIGYEASEKIKEKLPNSLQNLSKKLVRSLLHHDLTVINKKTENYKPKWVIRNNRNRFDTCYFKIGERILGRVSRVFPTYALVDIGCTKYGVLHARDMSKGWVDRVDLTLTPKEDIHVYVKSINEKYDTIRLSLIPPEDRSTLLDQDEGERASGIKTEERKPITEYEVEDVVEGVIVRVSPLGYYVDIGAAVDAFLHISDIKVTDKMRKSYNGRIYKDRNKYKIGGKLNQLYIKSIDIIKNRIGLTENTLFEELERNVMTGKETPEQQSSYLRNYSLDFMKELRVRDVESLKYIGGYDEYLKGLKANRNASMDYLLYLENLKEQKDLEDIQKNLFKDLSSKEAIRRDQKYFNTLAHRIIDLSNMAFPPTEDEKSIYKYGDNKVWNSDIYTRFIPSSETDGSPKQTENGSSDEKDSRERLREERLRRRVNKEYFKTLADEIKNGLMDVQGENFDFSEKYEHFNRYDQPYKLINYLFEQFHKKPSDISVQTDKHEHKRQYLHSSQSEENSSPGTDSVGDQEMFLNNDPALWKERLEMRERRMAEKEEFINQLLNSSNKHEVELGQLLVETKDFDPFEHCNTLYESQESCFKGASNLFKDDVSTWNDRVCKLISENKIALPEFTDDIGEFGEINKRGGDKVLDDDDIEDIDPDILKALDENDDDGDFTAPRIEGQVGENETNEFMDDVDYDSEDDYADYPDLDDVGLQVKDDERGQDFKTMSDGHDVDASVGAQLTQEHNLAPTGNSTSHPSLKRENISIPKFISRLKKDKNLEHFFLNTDSPLTTLVSESQPTNQNPVESGPEIDAKSRHLLHEIKNIVHKIVDTGTTDDQNDATPNDNVGNSSTQADIASASASSFSTLGTSNSDSAHDNFNGHSSPQIERNLSADDHSQDIHLLRRKSRGFFSSKDFKMLLKYAKQNLTSNDLEALPRLVSSNNSYEEERLMTILRGAYGSKQTNPKYTYYPEGIDVYLERQDAGERSEARVSAYKAEMDAKLRVLLANRSFLSMLKRLKVDPRVLNSSNITQLLPQQLQFHRLTPSSHGNEST
- a CDS encoding uncharacterized protein (SNF2-related domain containing protein), which gives rise to MSMESPDPKTEIKFGKYKGQTFVYVYENDPKYVEWVKTLTELKGNMLEFVNFIKEREMCKNSIPSVKYSQHTPTRIPKKTNDSTYGASDLYTPRPLTLESSLYSRGETHSSLKTEFSTKRKRVYDFPTPNDMSFSKDSDYKLEKEFLSPSLQHMLDVLVNDPEDTEKEKVIELEGILALVLFSENEFFLSYTKLKNNTGWWSTYVPPEVLSSLAKMGLEHQTRMLGKEKCVSYKASEYNNVLKALKGLVKDKGDIEPIPNFVLRSFPEFSGYAKEVEAEEKTKLILKREQDEYTKENMSKKESLIGKVLWEKLFSFQKEGVNFGLKKNGRVLIGDEMGLGKSLQALAISAFYQKDWPLLIICPSSLKYQWMEQCVTWLPHLVTEEEILLIKTSKQFSKENMKVNVVRKRRKNTKQEHDESTASEEKYRSEYEGVSRGSESEGKPVKIVIISYDLLARAEESEHFETIICDESHYLKNSSSKRTKKVCPILRSAKRVILLSGTPELNLPTELYEQVSSILPGFSRASVFNERYCKKKYNYFIKKMEYADSKHTQELHQFLTSTVMIRRLKNDVLTQLPPKIRSKIPIEIHERAIRTTKMLLDSNPRSDPVSSEGGAGTVHSLWEEMSKYIRKEDDEGEGSQKYMITKLFMLTGHAKTSGVCRYVEEILENNEKFIIFAHHVFMLDAIEETLRKKKVGYIRIDGTTKMEERSKMVQLFQNSGAETDRGQGEEAHAREGAKSGEAASAPNQQGRYRQQQEDGQSSHRQSKTVRVALLSLTTCGVGLNLTSSSTVIFAELYWVPGVLQQAEDRVHRIGTKFSTININYLIAQNSIDELMWKVINKKYKALTSTLDGTTGNLTISSSSKKK
- a CDS encoding uncharacterized protein (transglutaminase, C-terminal domain containing protein), translated to MDTLHNYMVSSPLPCVYFVISDKKQMKIYSLLSTFNKSRNLSKSERFYLKVVEKESINEPTTNHANWFEKVVEEPTCVVYCSDWQRYKVESSKVLGTEIISDPSLVNILSKPPESEKSISREQSKKENEEEGEPSEPSVIRITNKNLEKLIREDIEKFLALSRKVNENKTVPHKFLLLVTLNKNIKSPNKVIGGLKNLDPGEVCAVCVSCGMTDINSKLEKLEQMIYETSISYYEKKIKKITKSVINIKSHMKVTANEITELYYILLNFKTGYLSEFLSNRKEAYSKYAICWSALRQMNAQKSLIDKTSMSFFTCLRMLDYLFHTSDIAGTFTIYGEYKEYLESMLKDRYRGLYYNLMYLVNYFIAYKLEQSAVEDERNTRVLMQQAANYYKWTVSYLIKLRKHILELSTPMVLDGEKMCKYYLPSDLNNVFYYEDGDYGHLYDEKKNGTDEMTENEFEFRGDALELFQVLEEERLESETIKLVMKNFKVYKNLNHANHMLYVYALLGDSFYLGNNCREALKIYIVTLKHILYNINFTQNYAALVRKYGVSGESKGEGYTREKSKSIHYVHVVNMLVYSELAYTNIQRALYIKVLSKAMVALLMLLNVEKIPPLMYELSSLPYNDISNRNVNASKETLGEIMEEEEEEEEEEEVMREGMTKESEVYKLILIKSMTTFISVYDEENSMQEYLDYLIEFFRKSRTSPGNVTNNAVEEELKHGNESSVDPLDSVTNDTVLKLDKQGIIDNKMEKQDDVASKGKNEVEEGVVTLESCILLSKYSKSQYIYKYDNGMIEIIVNFQTDLSLKLKFAEGHLDTSEGLLSFYYKTSQYSANTFIIYTNQLNEEEERLEDELKKKERMVELPNDKRIILMIQMPFYAIKSIKIYGMILKTYYRDKMVINSIVLTNQYVINNYFKKLYYVINLGYYTSQLHLTNHFGNSRDDKDGKTLANLINLSLNESMNRRFLEVEGSNAMDMMELMKLMNMNMKIKIFSKNAVRNFITPITIVILHNKRFHHLYSKFAYQLQVEHNDFYVYGKEGDEYVLWRTNVVEFDFNEALKYNEENERPENIKLSQKCGKYRMFEYGEMKDPGAGEREMDEEMVKYINIYKNNYKVHVLYGLMNVNNDIENNVKFNLHVKDMNEGDDPRDSPIRDTEKLLKKEGKKNILLYTKILEVNVNSTINVNVNYKYYNNNMLLYINLINNTEVAYQLLKVNILYNNYVLTDDNSKLHGYKENVMANETVNFAYVIEDYEKYNREKKGENTIQIQITEYIHQKLNYPFNQMKNFLKFTTNKFINLAEKSTSKIQLKMKHKYIATLGKPVELEAEITNTTEETMEYEVTVTRENTEEKRGFILQGPLNLSLIALPKSSDTLKWTLIPTRCKIFKVPVVQVLNKLDSTKKTKVTSSTSQIYVVP